Within Cydia fagiglandana chromosome 25, ilCydFagi1.1, whole genome shotgun sequence, the genomic segment taaaatccggtaaaaacatatttatttcttcaattattatttttaaatcaagTCCAACCAAAAGATTTCTACTTGTAGGAACTGTAATAGAGACCATCATTTTTCAACACGAGAGGTATAACAGTATTTTACTTTGATCCtaataatccagtaactttgtcgaattttgtaacctggctcttttgcgtcaaatccggtagttctgattttttgcagacttgtttatgtttatgatgttggcccaatgaataatccaagtttgtgacttcgagcgccgaacgcaactttgtcaaaaatcgaataaaccgcaattttttttagatttgggcgattataaccctaaagtactagtttttggtagtaacttcctagggcgtttttaaagtggactaaatttgctacaatagtctgcaaaaaatcagaactaccggatttgacgcaaacgcaaaatgtataattttactgtattataacGGGATCGAAGGACGAAAATTAAATACCCATGGGAAATTATTTTCCCCTTAGGTAAAAGGTATTTCAAAAGCGTTGTTGGCTGACGCCCTGAGAGCATCGAGGCACCGCCTGGTCTAATATGAGTTGCGtcctcgcgcgcgagtccatacttgaaatCGCGCtggatgtatggagtcgcgcgcgaggacgcaactcatgctagctgGTCTGTTTGTGTTGTGACCTAGTGGTAAACATTTCTTGTTTACAAATAATAACATATAAACCTAGATTACTAATTGAATTAGGTGAAAAGATAATTATCGCATAgattaaataacatattttttaaggAAATTGCCAATTATCAGTCATTATAAGATTAAAACTAATTGCTATTATACCCTGTCCGGGTTCATGTTGACATATGTGTACCTTGTGTacttataatgttgtacatgACTGCAATGATTAAATGATTAAATTATATCAAGATAAACGAACACGAATCATATAAATGGACGGAAAAAAATTGGATCATCATAACAGTTCGTGAAACCAAATAACGATGTATTTAATTGCATTAGTTTTCGGACTCCTGGGGTTATCCAGGGGTCTTCCATTCGAAAATTCTCAGAACACTCAAGAGTTCTATCAAAATTCAAGAATATTTGGTGATATGGAATTTGAATCTATGGGTCTTCAAGTGGATAAATTGTACGACCCTCAAGATTTTTATCAAGGACCACGCATGATTAGAAGCATGGGAGATTCTTACATTTCTCAAGACGCTCAAGGACGGATGGATATTCCTAAATCAATGGGGTTTGTTGAAGAATCTCATAATCCTCAAGAATTTTACCAAGGTTCCCGAATAGTTGGCGGTGAGGATGCTTCTGAGAGTGACGCTCAACATATGGTTGGTCTAGTTGTCGGGACATATTTAAAAGTCTTCTTGTGTGGAGGTACCCTGATATCACATAAAACTGTAGTCACCGCCGCCCATTGTATAGATGAAGTAGTATGGTTTGGGCAGCTCAAAAATACACTCGAGGGTCAGATAGGGAGTGTTTATATAAGCAAAGGCTATACGGCGATAAAGTTCTCCGGATTCGAGAATCATCCTAATTGGGATCGCGTTGAAATAAAGAATGACATTGGAGTTTTAAAAATGGCGGAGCCGCTTAATGATTCACTAGCTAAAATAATTAAGTTGGACTTTAAATGGATTGGCGGTGGAGAGAAAGTTACTGTTGCCGGTTGGGGATTGTTGGAATATCCGGGGGCGATCCCGGACCGTTTGCAACGAATTGATGTAGACACAATGAGTCCTAAAGAGTGTGAGGAGGGTGTTGAAGAAGCTAATCTGCAGAACAGACCTTCGCCTCCAGTAAATTCTTCTGTAGAGCTCTGTACTATGCACAAGAATGGTGCAGGGCAAGGAATGTGTCACGGTGATTCTGGGAGTGCAGTGATGTCAATTCCTGAGCTTGGTGAAGATACAGAAATCTCGATAGTGGGGATAGTTTCATGGGGATTTCCATGTGCGCTTGGCCATCCTGATATGCATACGCGTCTTAGTGCGTACGAGACTTGGCTTAGACTGCTGTTGGCGATGGATGATGTTGATATTTAGAAATAATTTGTTGTACAAATAAGCCAGAGGACTCAATGGTGATGTGGTGGAagagggtctctattgtttcccaaatagttttaagccataatgtattgtttgtccgaattttcgttagtcataattgttttttctcagaaacgcgtaacttttcaggattgccataaaacaaacctaacctaacctatctataaaataagggtgtgtaatgtttaatataattataaaaaaactatcatacatttgttataacgccatttgatatattattgtatgttataatgtaatttttatcatACGTTTCCTTTAATATATTGTGATTTCATCTAAATTGTCATGATATAATGCCTAATGtgatataattttcaaatattataaagacatgttttataataacatttgttatattatatttttgtataacgtaatacttcatacaattttatcaagtataaatacatatattgtataacCTTTTGTGTCATATTTCATATACTGATAACGTAAAGTTTTACATACTTTTTATAACTAGTACGCAAGCCTACTGCTTTTGCTAGCTATTTTAACCTAGggaggtcacagttctaacctaacctaaccaatctTTTCACGTTTTTCGTTCTGCGGGggccgcagttcaaacctaacctaaaccactTTTTTGTTAGAGTATTTTATTCTACGGAGGGTcaaagttctaacctaacctaaccctccttttgttaggtagttattcgtttatacataaatagtcgcagttccaacctaacctaacccatttatgTCATGCAACTCTTATGCCATACAAATAATTATGTGATGTCACTTGTTATAACAAATAATACACTTTAGGGTATTTAACTATTATGACAATGTATATTAGGGGAAGTGTAAATATACCTTATGATCATTATAtcaataataacattatgtatACCGTTAATTAGGTATTACGGTAGTATGCCATTTATTCCGTTAATCCAAATAACGATATatcaaactataatatatgaaaaGCAATTATAACAAATGTAATGCACCCATAAAATAACCTTAccaaaatcctgaaaagttaacggtttcagttttatgactaacgataatatgacaaacgttacattatgacttaaaactttatgggaaacaaagggaccccggtGGAAGATTCTAAAATTTTGTAAGTTGTAGTGTTCTttgtattatgattattatgaatgttgtttagtgttttgttgttattataataattatttaaataatgattggtttacatagttttatcacatgatcaataaaataatttcaacaGGTAGACGTGTTAAAAGAAAGTGTAAAAATTCAATAAAGTGTTCTGTCATACGTTGacttaaatattttcgtttaaTGAAGTTTTTCATAACAATTATGAAATTAAAGTTAACAGCGAACAAAACGATGCTATGTATGTGTTTGGCGAAATGAAGGTGAAGAAAAGGCGATCATACAAGCCTTAAAATTTAAGGAACTCTCATGTATTATTTGAGTAACTCAGtggactatagttcgtttttttagcattagaaagaacttgcaagaaggtaagcgatcttgacatgtcttttaattgaaaaacgctttttaaaaaccaaaaactattacttatgaaagcagaagaatataaatgatcgtattacattcataattgttacatatttgccttaacttatttttaaaatgtgtttttcaattaaaagacacatcaagattgtttacctttttgctaatgctaaaaaaacgaggtatagttaATAGTTAGTCATAAACTTACCTATAGCCATGCCGTCGGTGAAGTTGTGCAGTCCGTCCCCCATGATGACCATCCAGGCCACTGAAGACATGCTGGACGGAGGGGCGTGCACGTGGCCATGGGCGTGGGAGTGCCCGTGGTGGGCCCGGGAATGTTCCCTGGAATATATTATTTGTTAAgttttttatataacatacagCTGGCGCATTGTGGATGGCTTTATTCATCTTTaaccacgtgataaaacaactgtcacttttgaggatagaaagtgacggacaccgttttatcacgctgtcacgtagacaagaacgacatATCCGTGCTGGTAGTCAAGCAATATGTATACTTCCAAGCCCCTGTTGACACCAATAGCtcacttaacacattcactgccaagaacacGTATGTGTGTTCAATTTGAACTGATAACGGGGCGCCCGGCACCGAAAGTGTTAAGAGAAATAGAAAAC encodes:
- the LOC134676914 gene encoding chymotrypsin-1-like → MYLIALVFGLLGLSRGLPFENSQNTQEFYQNSRIFGDMEFESMGLQVDKLYDPQDFYQGPRMIRSMGDSYISQDAQGRMDIPKSMGFVEESHNPQEFYQGSRIVGGEDASESDAQHMVGLVVGTYLKVFLCGGTLISHKTVVTAAHCIDEVVWFGQLKNTLEGQIGSVYISKGYTAIKFSGFENHPNWDRVEIKNDIGVLKMAEPLNDSLAKIIKLDFKWIGGGEKVTVAGWGLLEYPGAIPDRLQRIDVDTMSPKECEEGVEEANLQNRPSPPVNSSVELCTMHKNGAGQGMCHGDSGSAVMSIPELGEDTEISIVGIVSWGFPCALGHPDMHTRLSAYETWLRLLLAMDDVDI